The genomic stretch agtttcatttttttcatGCGAAGATTGATTCATAACGAGCGATAATAAATGTTGCCTTGCTTTTTGTAACCTTTTAATCCTCTTTTTCTTTACATATGTATTTAGATCGTTGAATACATAAAGAAGGAATTTAATGGAAATACAATTCTTACACTGGTTGATTCTTTATGTCCTAATATAGACGTGATTTAATAATGATCGAAAATTAGTAAAGAATTGTTTCTCAAAGCTTCCCGCTAATTATTTCTGTAACGTCATAAACAATGATTTTCTTTATCTTAGTATTTCCATTCAATGTTAtcaacattatttttatttcgaatatttaatGATCACACCTCGAATGTTTACCGTCACACTAATTGTGTGTCCTACCTGAAGATAGCGAACATGGATTCCCTTTTTTTATAATCATCTTTTCGTAATACCTGGATCATATTGTTTTTGTTCTGGCAGCTGAACAAAGACATTGTTTCACGTTTTGCTGCATTCTTATTTATTATGAATACGTGACCATATGATATATACAATACCACCATTTTACACATTTTTGTACTGCTCAATATTACAGACATTTTAAGAAACAAAGtcatattggaaaatattttcgtaatgTCTGATCTTTTGATATTGAATCAAATTCTTCGAAATTAATTTACCATTAAATTTACTTATAAAATTTGCTGTAAAAAGTGATTAAGAAAATAACCGGAGGATAAATCTAGGATGACCCGCGGACGCAAGATAATGACTCAATTTTACGTTAAGGATGAGATTTAAATTACTAATCGGCAAAATGAGAATAATCTTCGTGTCCCCTGATACAATAACGCGAACAGAGGGAACCGAAATTAGTTGGACCTCGAGCGTCGAGGTCCGTTTCCATGATCGTCAATCCCGAAGCAGTGTACATGCATGTGCAACGAACCCTCTGGAGATCGCATAGTTTTAATAAATTCCATCGATAGGGATCATGCAGGGTCATGAAAGCTTAATCGAAGGTCGTAGTGGGACGATATTTCTATTAGCGAAATACCATGATACATTTCTAGTTTgaaatttctattattaaatcgaaattttatatCATCCCAAGAGATTAatttttacgattcaatttttcCACTTTATTTAACTTTGCAATCAACTTAagctattattaaaatataattagaaaattagatATTTCGCAGAATTATCCTAGGATTAGTAATTCATAAAGTGTAAATATTTCTGTTATTCACTCCGTATTAGtcacaatttttcaaattattcctCTTTACGTATAGTAAATAAAACTAGTCATAAAACTACGAAAATACAGAGCTGTACTTAATCcctatataatatatagcatTTAACTGATCTACGTTTATCAGTACATAGCAAGATAATACAAACTCCATTCGATCCTTACATATAATAGTAAGATAACCAACGGACACGTTGGACAACTTTGGACGCGTTAAATTagtcgaattattttttaattacttaACGTTGTTTATTCAATTATTCCACGTTTCTCAAAAACATATTCGTATGTCATACAGAAATTGCGCTATGGCGGTTATTAATTAtctttattgaaaaaattaatagtAAACGACAAGCTAATTGTGAGATATAAGTCTTATAAACCgaacaattaattaaaattaccgCTATCTTTAACACACGAGTTCCTTTTCCCCGTGAACGACTTTACTTACCCATCATAACCTATagcataaaattaattaaagcatTATACGTGGGTAATCTCGACGGAAGGAGGCGCGATCCTGAAATTCAGGAATCATGGAAAGCATTGATTACTCGCTGACGTTTTATTTGTTTAATCCCATAGAACAATTTTACGAAAATATAGGATTATTCTGGCAGTACATTGTCGATCCTCGAAGAAACATGATGAGAACGCATATATATGTCAAAAGAAAGTTAATTCACAAAGTGTGCGCTGTTCctgtaatagaaaattttataaaaacacATTTTTTTGTCGCAACAGCGTTAACATACATTTTTCGTCTTACTATAGTAAGTAGTAACTACCATTATCAACGAGTAAAGAACAGGATATTAATAATAGGGAAAAAAATAACATATCAATTGTCATTACTAATCAATTATCACTCGTTCTTCCAGCAAGTCAACTAGCTGGgttctttataattctatatatatatatatatataatatatatttttcttcatatataataattgtttCTCATATCTTATCGCTTCTACAGGCACGAGGAAGCACGTGCATACAACGTACATGTATGATTATAGTAGATATACATATTACGTTCCTGCACTAAGCAGCATGGACATTCATTAGAATAGAACAATGCACCAACACTATTACTATCTACGAATGCGATTCCATCACTCATTACACCATATGCATATGAAATAGGcacttttctttcttcctcccgattattttataataacaaTTTCAACGCTAATCTCTACTACTCTCGTAGACTTATCGTATTTAACACGTTCCGTGCCACGTAAGCTTAAAAGGCAAAGTTGTTTTTCCACATAAAAATTGAAGGGCAAGCATCTATCGTGCGTTAGAGTAATATCCATTAGAGGAAAATAGAGATTTTACTGATACGCTAATACATATTAATAGTTTGTACGTTCTTATTAAGCAATTTTGTTGTGCGTTTAATagctttaatttattaattatcatcGATGACTAATAAGCTATGTAGAAAGGAACGTGTTAATTAGTTACAGCCTTTGGAGTACTCTTGGTTCCTCGAGGAAGTTTGATCGAATACTCGGCGTCCAAAGGCACTGGAACTAAAACATAGCTTCTCAGCGTCTTTTGATTCTTCAAATTCCAGTGAGTTATCATAAACGATTTAATGTATTTCGACAAGAAAAGAAGTAAATTGCAGAACTTTTTTCTTACTCTCAACTTCTCtgaatcagaaaattaaatatatgtctGTGTATATGTGTGCGTGAGAAGATAACGACtatgattattaaaattatcaataTAAAAAAGTAAACGGGAGTAAACTGACGGTTTATAAAGAAAAGGAACAAACACCTCTGGGGAGATATTATGCGAACGAAATTAATCAAAATCGAAAAGGGAACACTGGCATGAAAAGCAAGAGAGAAGGaagtatatatataacatatttatatgtataatatatatacatatatgtatatatatgtatatatatatatatatatatatgtaataagtGTAATGAGAGAAAGTTCTAAATTCTATTCACGTGTACAATCCTAAATATGAtagatacaaaatacaaaaatcacgatgaTGTGGAGTGTTTCGATTACTTGGCAGTCTTACTTTGAGCATGGATCCCTCAAGAAGAATTACATATTACTACATTTGACAATGAGAATTGGTATGCGAAAAACGATTATCTGAGCTCTCAAGCTCGCGCGCACGTTTTCCATTTCTTCCCTTTTAAATTCTTACCAGCTAAACGTAcgttatctttattgtcttttatttcttcttaaaataGTCTTTTTCTCGCGTctattcctttttttctttagaATTTCACTTAGGTCGCATATAAAGGACGGTATTACAATAATTCCGACAGTAACGACAATTTTAAGGTAGTAGTTTCAAACGTTTCAAATAGGAGAAACGGAAATGATGGACGAGCAAAAGTAACACTAAGAAAGGatggagaaaaagaaatctacgtaTGTTCATCGATGAAAGTCTGTAGACTTTTTTTGACGCTTATTCTGTTCTTTCTTTTGGTCCCTCcatgtatagtaaaatatatatatatataaatgtatataacatTCTAATTATCGCAATGAGTTAAAAGTATTAATAGAGAAAAAGCAAGCGAAAATAAACGTTCAAAGGAAATTTTTCGTTACAGCATTTTTTCTTTCTAAACTACCCGTCTGCATGGCTGCCCTTCTCCCTCTCACTCGATCTCATTCACTCTTCTCTCTCTCGTGCGTgctctttccctctttttctcctcttcTCATTTATTTCGGACTCCctctttctatatatatatataatataaatttatatatattctctattttATAAGATATTCTACAATGTACAAGATGTACGCCTACGAtatgagaaaataataatatggtAAGCAGAAAAATTACATTTCTAGGAAGACGAAGCGACGCGTCGTTCGATTCTCGAACGAAGAGTGGGGTCGATGAGGGACCATTTAATCTTCGCGACAAACCTGCACAACCCGACTTTTCGATTTCTCCTTCTCTCGTGCATTGTTTCATCCAAcaataagagaaaaaaaaaatagcaaagAATAATGGAAGGACGCATCCATTCGAAGCAAATAAAAAAAAGCAAAGGCGCTTgttctaaaagaaaaaaaagaagacaaaaaGAGATGAAATGGAAAAAAATGCCGAGAAAAGGAGAATGGCAAGAGAAATGAAAATGTCGTGTCGTCTCCCATTTTATATCACACAATCGAAGTTTCTCTCTACAAAGCCTCCATGTCTCGGAGCAATTTAATACTTGTAAGCTCTTTCTCCCTCTATCTCGCATGTGTATaggtatatagttatatatgcgcgtgtgtgtatgtacgatatgtataatatatatacacacacatatacatcCTCGTTATATTTGTGCTACCAATGCTTGTAGATTTATCGAGCGATATCGACCGAGCAGATGGGAAACATTATTTTCGCGAATAAAAACGATGACGTTAGAAAAATGAAAGCAAATATAAGGTATTCGTCTTATTGTTTCTTAATATCGATAACGATATCACGGAACAGCATGGCGCAATTTTTGACATTGTGTACATTGGATTGTAAATTAGATTTAGTTACAAAAATGTGTAGTATTAAAAAAGATActaaaaggaaaaaacaatgaTCTATGGATGATATCGAAGTCAAAGGATTCAAGGAAATTACGTGACGAGGCTATGAATAGGATCGAACATGTATCTATGGTCGCTAGCTATCGACAGAAACTGTTGATAGTCTCGTGTATACTGTAGTGCAGATGGAAATGAATGTATTGTTTAACTGtttaactaaaaaaaaaaaaagagagagagatagagaaagaggagagagagagagagagacaaaaaagaaaaatgattaatttctTCATTTGCTTCGCTTGATATGTTATGTTAAACAGAACTTGCACTTCCGATCGAGAATTATCATGTCACGATCGGTAAGGCAACTCACTTTACACGTATGCCAAATGAACTACGAAAAATTTGTCCAAAATTGTTGGAATGCACGTATACGTCCCATATATATGTTACAGATACGAAAAATAAACGTAATTCAAAATGGCTTTCGATCTTCAAATAACTACATTAATGAAAATACGGTAAACTACAACTTGATTCGACTCGACTAATCGGATCTGTTGATGAATCGAATAGTAAAAACGAAGAAGCgggggaaaagaaaagaaaaaagaggaattcTAAGAATGTATGTAAGAAACTAGACGGATTCTTTGCCCTGTAGCTTCGTGGCAAGATCGACGACGAGCTGCTGGTACACCACAGGATCTATGTTCTTGCCGAGCTGATAAAGAACGAACCAGTCACCGATCTGGCACTTCTCAGCGATGGTTCCGATATGCTCCGGCTTGGAGAGGCGCGATCGGGCACGCAAGAGCACTAAGCGAAGTTTCGGCCCGGCTACTACCGCGGCACGGTACGCCAGGGTCAAACCGCTCAACACCGACAGGATGATGAACCAGAACCAGAGGAACACGTATATCTTCTCGTTGACGATGTTTAACGGTAACACGCAGAGACCATCGAATTTCTGCACCGTACCGGACGCACCATATTTGTGGAAGGTACATTTGGTCACTTTCGGGAATACCCGTGACATCGGGTCGATCCTCTCCTCAGGTTCCATTTCTGTAAATTTCACCACGTCCGAGCCATAGGTGGTGAACTCGCCATCCAAGAAGAAGTCCATGAAGTAGATCTGGCCGACTACGTTAACGAAATTTAGCACTTCGCAGAGGAAGAAACGGAATGCGTAAAAATTCTGAGTGTGCCAATTCGAAGCGAAATACTCGACTAGTAATTTCCTTCTTTCCGATTTGCATTCGTCGCTCATTACTGGGCAATTTAGGTCTAGAACTAGCATCTTGATTCTACCACCTTCCCAAGTCTTCCACAGGTAACGTGGCACGTAAAACAATATCGCCTGGAAGAACAGCGTGAAGCACACCCACTGATAATATTTGTGGTACTTGATTTCGTCCTCGCCATCGACGTGGGACGCAACACCTGGTTGCACTATGTCTTTGCCGACTACGCCAGTTCGATCAGGGATCGTGAACGTCGAGTAGATCCAACAGTAAGTGTCCATCACGTGAAGCGGTATTTCGTCCACGATACAGTCTATAGGGTCTCCGATATATTGCCTGGACGTGACCAATAACGAAAAAGCAATTAATATGATCACCGTAGCTTTGTAGTGCAGCCGGAAGACATTATTGTCGATGCAAACGTTGTCTAGCTTGAGCAGTCCCTTTACTGAACCGAATACGTCAAACATGGTTGATTATTTTCCTTCGAACAAGTATCACAAGAGAGAAATCGAGCGATTTATCCCAATCGCAAGTTTTACTTTACTATTTACCAATCAAACCGGACACTCGGGTTGTTGATGACCCGCGCGACGTGACGCCGCGCGTCAAGAGGCGTCAAGAAGCGTCCCTGGGCCTCCCTGCACACGCACAAAAACAAACAGCGTTCAAAAAATTCGTTTATCGCGATAATCGTTGTATTTCTATTCGTTACCGATATATCTATCACTGAATAAATTTCGTTTACCGAAATCTCGTTCGAATTTCCGAAAACACGTGTGTTCCGTTCCGATCGTTCCGTGACCACTGCGCGCGTGAGCACGGCTCTACCGCAGCAAAGCGTCACCGAGAGCGGTTGTGTCGTAATGGCTGCGTTCAGAAACGCTCTACGACACGAGCACACGAGGACATGCCGTTCCGTAAGCTGCTTCCTTTTGCTCTTCTCTCTGTctatcttcttcttcgtcgattCGCTTCTTCTCTCTTGCGTAtgtataccgtataacgtcttATCTCTGTCTCGCTTGCAGATTATACACAGCCTGGTTGGGGACGCTATACTATACGTTTACTTCTGCTGCACACCAAGATTCTATCCCCACTTACGGACACGAGAAAACtcgtctctctttctgtctctgtCTGTCTTAGGTTCTCTTTCACACTCTTGTCCCTTTACTATAACCTAACCCCACTTTTCGTCTCTTTTAACCGCCGCGTCGGCCCGGATCACAAGAAACTTAGGCCCGTCGTTCGTATAGGTTCGATTGTGCTCGGCTAACATCGGTTCCAACGTTCCAGCGAAACCTCCAGACGCATGTACGCATGCGTAATCGAAAAAGCAACCCACGCCACTCTCGTGTACGATCTTATTTAAATTTAAGGATAATAGCCATGAAATATTTGTTTAGAGCGTTACTATAAACATTTACGCTTACAATAAACGTAGTTTCTTTCGTTTAGTAaatttcgattatttaatcAAAAGTTTAAATGCCGTCTCTTCAATTGAAGGCTTGTGAAGAAAGTTTTGAAAGAATATACGCTGCTTAAATAGAATAACCAGTCAAAAATTGATAATTGTAAATTACTTCTTTATTGGTAATAGTGTCATTTACCTTGTTTTCCATCTCATATCGTTAACTCCATTCTCTTTAGTTATTTGAGTACTACCGTTTTTATATAGCTcaatttttatcgaatcgaaTATTTTAGAATACAACGGAAATATTTGGCatgcaaatattttataataatatcataTGCTTGAATTTTATTAAAGCAAAATATACAAGGGGTTTAATTCAACAGGATTATTAAAAAAAGCTCGAAAGAGGTAATCGGAATAACTTGCactatatgtattatatgttTCGTATTACAAATACCAGACTTAACATACCACTTTCTATCTGAAGTTTTGCACCGTTCTAGAATGATACTCTGTAATGAATAGTAATTATccctaacaaataatttttattgaccTCCATTACTCCACGGATtacttaaattaaataaataggtAAAAGCTACTTTAATCTCAAATCGATATGTAGATTAATTACTATTTAATCTGAAATCAGCAGACGCTGATAATTAGACAAATTAAATCGCCTTTATAGTAAATTATGTATTATGAGTACACATGATCTGTTCATACACATTAATAGAGGTAGTCAATCACAACCTTATATTCTTTTTATCACGAATATTTGTAATGTTAGTATTATGCTTAAATGTCATTATCTATTTCAGTTATGCTTTATCGATAAAAAGATTCTCTGACATTGCATTCCAGTGAACTCTTTCTATAAATTGATTTTGCTATATCATATCCTTATCTGCAGCTGACGGTAAGTCTCCGGTAACGTAACTGTATCTCTATTTGATTGTCACGGATCTGAATCGTCATTGGCATTCTTGGAAGAATAACTTTAAAATCTgaacattaataaatattaataaatattaataaatacttacgTCTCTTAATGGcaaacagattattatatattgttatatattgttatattagGTTAGTTATACTGTCTTGCAGATACTACTAGACAAGCATTACAATCACAATTACACTCTTTACTGTCAAAGTATTATgggatttattttatttaagcaaaattatacaaacaaatacaattttaatatataatataaatactatTATACACTTTGtacaagtatataaaaaataaaaccaaggtCGGTCCTGTGGCGCAACGGATAACGCGTCTGACTACGGATCAGAAGATTCCAGGTTCGAATCCTGGCAGGATCGGAATTTCTTTTTTCCTAAAACATATTTCATCCCTTAAATGATAGAATCAATATAATTTTAGGTCAACTGTActaaacaattaattatttttataatccgATAAtgcatttctttttctttatatcTCACAAACAATGtctcaaatatattttttttcttttcttttcttttcttttcttttcttttcttttcttttcttttcttttcttttcttttcttttcttttcttttcttttcttttcttttcttttctttttttcttttcttttttcttttcttttttcttttcttttttcttttcttttttcttttcttttttcttttcttttttcttttcttttttcttttcttttttcttttcttttttcttttcttttttcttttcttttttcttttcttttttcttttcttttttcttttcttttttcttttcttttcttttttcttttcttgttttcttttttcttttcttttttcttttcttttttcttttcttttttcttttcttttcttttcttttctttttctttttttttttttttcaaaattaaagcACTGACATCTTACAAGAAATACATTTGTTATATATCTATCTTTACTGGATTATTCATGCCATCTTAAGCTGAAAGCAGTCGGATAAAATAGAACAACTATTTTGTTTCATAGTTGATCATGAATTGTATTAGAAAATGCTTTGGATATTCAAATTGCGAGTCAAAACATTTTTATCGAGAAAGTTCATTTCCCTGTCTTAACCTTAACCATTCATTTTCAGTCTCTTCTAACAATACAAATCGCAGTTTGACTGTACTTTCTCTTACTGATTAACTGTTAAGCAGGTAAACCTTAGTTATTCGAAAAGCTTAAGAGAAGGGTCGGCGATAGAATGCAGATACGCGTGGAAACGTCTATAGTCAGTACGATCTTCAGCAATACATGTCATACCTACTCAATTCGGAATGACTTGAAGGAATATATTATGATATCTAGTTCGCGAACAAATGCCGGAATCGCTGCTATTAATAGCCACGGGCCGATCCTGAATTCCAACGAAGGTAACACGATATAGAAGGATATCTACTTAATGCCCTGGAAACTAATTGGAAGCGAGCGTAGTCGGTGGGTCAAATAAATTAACCCAGTATGCACACGAAAACCGGTTGCAAGACAGTGTAAACCGAGGACTATCAAGGCAAGTACGAAGACGTTCCTTCACAAGGAATCTTTAAATTGACAGAATAATTCTGCTTTTATGTCGTTCAAGTATCGAATTACTAATCTAATCTTTTCCCTTATTATTAATGATTCAGTAAAAATATACCAAACATTACTTCTTCaaatagtttcaaattaaaCATAACTTTATAGGTAACATCTTTTGTTCGAGGAAATGATTTCATTGCGAATGGGAATCGTGAAGATAGATGGATCGAATAATGATTTAAGAATGCATGAAGGTTCGATGATCGTTCGTCACTGGCCTGGATTATACCGCTGCTTGCATTTTATTGTGCATTACTCAGCTCTCTCGAACGAAATATCCGTTGAACCGACGGATTTTTGACTGAAAAAGGTTTCTCTTACCTGTGGTCTGTGGGTAGGCGTTGACGTGGCACGATACTCGATACATCAGCTGCTGCAGACCTACCTGTGACTTCTCCGTGGAGAATGGCGCGCGTTACAGAAGAGTGGGGCCAAAATGAAGGGACCGGTTTTTCTGGTTTTCAATATCTTCGACCCTCATACTCTATTCTTGTTACTTTCGTCACGATCGTGCTATaggatatgtatgtatgtgtaaaatatgtattttgaacgtatgtatatatatagtatacatatTTACTATATTTCATTCCCATTTTACGCCCTCCTTTACCAAACATAATTTTTCAACTTATTCACTTTTGCTTTAACTGAGATACAGGATTGTCGAGTTATTCTAAAATTTTCTAGCACCCGAGAGAAAAAAATCGTCTCAACTCATGCTGTATACGATTGAGCTATAACGAAGGGGACATATAGCGTCTGATATTGATCACATTGTTTATGTTTCCTTACTTAATGAATTAATATCGTTCCACTAAAAAttcaaatgtacatatatacttatgtatatttaatgaTTGTTTTACTTGAAATACAATTAGTGAGATTcctttttagaaatatttataccAGGAAATATTACATAAAAGGTCAAATCTTTCCAatatgtttaattaattaattaaaaatatttttatttatttatttatctatgatCATATTGTAaacttataataaaattaaaatgtgTTCATGTAAATCAAACTATGGTATAAATTGAGATAAACTTGAGCGTAAATAGGATAATCAGTCACTTAAATATGTAACATTCCGAATGCTTACTCTATGTTGCATGAGTGTTACTATCATGaataaaattatgtaaatgaCCAGAATCCTTCAATCATTGACAGAAGgcttaattgtaaaattattatcttaaaattctattaaattaaattaaattaaattaaattaaattaaaattctataagTTTTAATGAATAATCGACTTAAATTTTGCTTTCATTGTGCAAATCGTATCATCCAATTCCTAGAAGTGAAAGTACATAATTATGTATTGCAATCTGTTGTAAGTTTCATAGTCATGCGCATGTAACAGTAGCGCAATCTACAATCAAGGGACAGTCACGATATTTAATACTAGAGTTTCAAAGAATGTAcaagtaatttttattacatgACGGAACATTCAGTGAATTATATCGCAACTGTTGAAATAAACTGATAAATCGCATCCTTTTAGTTAAAACTCATTATCTGTTTAACGATATCgtgaattttatcaaaaattcgaCGACGTGATGTTAAAGAGAGTGTC from Bombus vancouverensis nearcticus chromosome 9, iyBomVanc1_principal, whole genome shotgun sequence encodes the following:
- the Inx2 gene encoding innexin 2, yielding MFDVFGSVKGLLKLDNVCIDNNVFRLHYKATVIILIAFSLLVTSRQYIGDPIDCIVDEIPLHVMDTYCWIYSTFTIPDRTGVVGKDIVQPGVASHVDGEDEIKYHKYYQWVCFTLFFQAILFYVPRYLWKTWEGGRIKMLVLDLNCPVMSDECKSERRKLLVEYFASNWHTQNFYAFRFFLCEVLNFVNVVGQIYFMDFFLDGEFTTYGSDVVKFTEMEPEERIDPMSRVFPKVTKCTFHKYGASGTVQKFDGLCVLPLNIVNEKIYVFLWFWFIILSVLSGLTLAYRAAVVAGPKLRLVLLRARSRLSKPEHIGTIAEKCQIGDWFVLYQLGKNIDPVVYQQLVVDLATKLQGKESV